In Nicotiana tabacum cultivar K326 chromosome 19, ASM71507v2, whole genome shotgun sequence, one DNA window encodes the following:
- the LOC142173676 gene encoding serine/threonine-protein phosphatase 7 long form homolog — protein MIEHWRQETHTFHLPIDEATIMLEDVEVLFEFLVDGMAVSYPHALRDYTGDDYLHMLQRLAGFQPAEPTSLSGASRLQLLPFRQHLVALHAEITDGLTTGGYRPTDELPDYSWDGAVLAYLYRQLCRSSMGTVRDIAGFIPLLQVWAWEWFLQIQPPLPPIALDAPPPSFLPLSWRWVDKRGHAREVEAGHHLPYYRNLLDLLEDDQVIWRPYSDELIVGFPDYCSRGQAM, from the exons ATGATAGAGCATTGGCGACAAGAGACGCACACATTTCATCTACCTATCGACGAGGCTACCATCATGCTAGAGGACGTAGAGGTTCTATTCGAGTTTCTCGTTGATGGTATGGCTGTCAGCTACCCGCATGCTCTTAGGGATTATACGGGAGATGATTATCTACATATGTTGCAGAGGCTCGCCGGTTTCCAGCCTGCGGAGCCGACTTCTTTGAGTGGTGCCAGTCGATTACAGTTGTTGCCTTTTAGGCAGCATCTAGTGGCGTTGCACGCGGAGATTACTGATGGACTCACCACCGGAGGCTATCGACCGACAG ATGAATTACCTGACTACAGCTGGGATGGAGCTGTTCTAGCTTACCTTTATAGGCAGTTGTGTCGGTCGTCCATGGGCACCGTGAGAGACATCGCCGGTTTTATACCGCTGTTGCAG gtttgggcctgggagtgGTTCCTGCAAATCCAGCCACCTTTGCCACCGATAGCTCTAGATGCACCACCTCCATCGTTTCTACCACTATCTTGGAGGTGGGTAGATAAGCGAGGCCACGCCCGCGAGGTCGAGGCTGGACATCATCTCCCTTATTACAGGAATTTGTTGGATTTACTTGAAGACGATCAA GTCATATGGAGGCCATACAGTGACGAGCTCATAGTTGGATTTCCAGATTATTGCTCCCGCGGTCAAGCTATGTGA